The following are encoded in a window of Bacteroidia bacterium genomic DNA:
- a CDS encoding winged helix-turn-helix transcriptional regulator, with the protein MTYSKNHAFSSELQEIAVICKALSHPARLAILQHLSTCTSCISGDITKEIPLSRTTVSQHLQELKKANLIQGEIDGVKICYCLNSSTIKKHFGLLNKVLTEITNNKKFNKCC; encoded by the coding sequence ATGACTTATTCAAAAAATCATGCTTTTAGTTCTGAATTGCAGGAAATTGCTGTAATATGCAAAGCACTTTCTCATCCGGCAAGGTTAGCAATTCTTCAACATCTTTCAACCTGCACAAGTTGTATTTCGGGTGATATTACAAAAGAAATACCTTTAAGCAGAACAACAGTTTCTCAACATTTGCAGGAATTAAAAAAAGCAAATTTAATTCAGGGCGAAATTGACGGAGTAAAAATTTGTTATTGCCTGAATTCATCTACCATTAAAAAACATTTCGGTTTATTAAATAAAGTACTTACCGAAATAACAAATAATAAGAAATTCAATAAATGTTGTTAA
- a CDS encoding acetyl-CoA synthase subunit gamma, with the protein MSHIELEKSIPVVSTKLEIKDYIGAIKARWSFNRHNFKIVPGLYAVGKPDKNSEIFVTSNYKLSFDHLRKNLDGLNSWILVLNTNGINVWCAAGKGTFGTNELVSKINEFNLVNIVSHKRIIVPQLGAVGVSAHEVKKETGFNIKYGPVKASDIKTFVNNNYKADIKMRTVFFNFKDRLVLTPVEIVAHLKYWIVLFSSLFILSCLTKNGFSVDDGWNYLHIILINLGGAYLIGTLITPILLPYIPIRNFSFKGLTLGLIFTTIISVFKINGNNIPEIVSWLFMNMAISSFTAMNFTGSSTFTSLSGVKKEMRIAIPIQIGLFVIGLITWIILRFI; encoded by the coding sequence ATTTCGCATATAGAACTCGAAAAGAGTATCCCGGTTGTTTCAACAAAGCTTGAGATAAAAGATTATATTGGAGCAATAAAAGCCAGATGGTCGTTTAACAGACATAATTTTAAAATTGTTCCAGGTTTATATGCAGTCGGAAAACCTGATAAAAACTCAGAAATTTTTGTTACCTCAAATTATAAACTAAGCTTTGACCACTTAAGAAAAAATCTTGACGGTCTGAACTCATGGATACTTGTTTTAAACACTAACGGAATAAATGTATGGTGTGCGGCAGGAAAAGGCACTTTCGGAACAAATGAACTTGTTTCAAAAATAAATGAATTTAATTTAGTGAATATTGTTTCACATAAAAGAATTATTGTTCCACAACTTGGTGCTGTTGGGGTTTCTGCCCATGAAGTAAAAAAAGAAACAGGTTTTAACATAAAATACGGACCTGTAAAAGCTTCAGATATTAAAACTTTTGTAAACAATAATTATAAAGCAGACATAAAAATGAGAACTGTCTTTTTTAATTTTAAAGACAGATTAGTCCTAACTCCTGTAGAAATAGTTGCTCATCTTAAATACTGGATTGTACTTTTCTCATCTCTTTTTATTTTAAGTTGTTTGACCAAGAATGGCTTCTCTGTTGATGATGGATGGAATTATCTTCACATTATTTTAATAAATCTAGGAGGAGCATATTTAATTGGCACATTAATTACACCAATACTTTTGCCATACATTCCTATTAGAAATTTCTCGTTTAAAGGGTTAACATTAGGTCTTATATTCACTACAATAATTTCAGTTTTTAAAATTAATGGTAACAATATCCCTGAAATAGTTTCCTGGCTATTTATGAATATGGCTATTTCTTCATTTACAGCAATGAACTTCACCGGATCATCAACCTTCACCTCACTTTCAGGAGTTAAAAAGGAAATGAGAATTGCAATCCCAATACAAATAGGGTTATTTGTTATAGGATTAATTACATGGATAATTCTTAGATTTATATAG
- a CDS encoding sulfite exporter TauE/SafE family protein, which yields MTEWINTALNSGAGSFSMLFAVFLLGIISTFTSCCNYAIIGSVTGYSASYSINSSKKSQILFSIAFLLGSVISLAIIGAIMGYIGSAVVEAVGAFWKIAVAILLILFGLLSLGLVPIKIPQLNIKSTKKGFLPGLVLGIFTGGLSLVCNVCCNPILPIVLGASFVKASILWGTLILIAYAIGYSLPFTIAIAGIQMGFGKISNKMKNASKIITYIAGVIMILSGFYLIYTF from the coding sequence ATGACTGAGTGGATTAACACAGCACTCAATTCGGGTGCTGGTTCTTTCTCAATGCTTTTTGCAGTTTTTTTATTGGGGATTATAAGCACTTTTACTTCTTGCTGCAACTATGCAATAATTGGCTCAGTTACGGGCTATTCTGCAAGTTATTCAATAAACTCAAGCAAGAAAAGTCAAATATTATTTAGCATTGCTTTTTTGTTAGGAAGTGTAATTTCACTTGCAATTATTGGCGCAATAATGGGTTATATTGGTTCTGCTGTTGTTGAAGCAGTAGGTGCTTTCTGGAAAATAGCTGTTGCGATTCTTTTAATTCTTTTTGGTCTTTTATCTTTAGGATTAGTTCCGATAAAAATACCTCAACTCAATATTAAAAGCACAAAAAAAGGATTTCTCCCAGGATTAGTATTAGGAATTTTCACAGGTGGATTATCTTTAGTATGCAACGTATGTTGCAATCCTATTTTACCGATTGTTTTAGGAGCATCATTTGTTAAAGCAAGCATATTATGGGGAACTTTGATTTTAATTGCCTATGCGATTGGATACAGCCTGCCTTTTACAATTGCAATTGCAGGAATACAAATGGGTTTTGGCAAGATTTCAAACAAAATGAAAAATGCCAGTAAAATTATCACATATATTGCTGGGGTAATTATGATTTTATCTGGATTTTATTTGATTTATACTTTCTAG
- a CDS encoding ferritin family protein, which translates to MREFNNVDDILDFAIKNEQQAVDFYRELAAKSQNADMRETFEKFAIEEIGHKAKLTKVKEDKIFTINKEVIIDLKLADYVDHVKPSENMSYQDALILAMKREKSAFKLYTNLAARTTNKDLQELFLQLAQEESKHKMMFEIEYDEVILREN; encoded by the coding sequence ATGAGGGAGTTTAACAACGTTGACGATATTCTTGATTTTGCAATAAAAAACGAACAACAAGCTGTAGATTTTTATCGTGAATTGGCTGCAAAATCTCAAAATGCAGATATGCGAGAAACTTTTGAAAAGTTTGCTATCGAAGAAATTGGACATAAAGCAAAACTTACTAAAGTAAAAGAAGACAAAATATTTACTATTAATAAAGAGGTAATTATTGACCTTAAGCTAGCAGATTACGTTGACCATGTAAAGCCATCTGAAAATATGAGTTATCAGGATGCTTTAATTTTAGCAATGAAACGTGAAAAATCTGCATTCAAACTTTATACTAACCTTGCAGCCAGAACTACAAACAAAGATTTACAGGAATTATTTCTTCAATTAGCACAAGAAGAATCCAAACATAAAATGATGTTTGAGATTGAATACGACGAAGTAATTTTAAGGGAAAACTAG